Below is a genomic region from Pectobacterium polaris.
ATCGGTCCAACCGTATGAGAGCTAGAGGGGCCAATACCGATTTTAAACATGTCGAAAACGCTTATCACGCGAAACTCCTCAAAGACTCAGGGTCGTATCCACTCTTTATTATCTGATCGCCTGCATCCGGTTCCTTCATCATAATCAGATAGTTATGCTGCGAATTATCTGATGATTTCGGTTCCAGCGAGACATGACCTGAATTTTAGTGGATATATACCCCAAGATTAGAATAAAACTCGTCAAATCGCGCTATTGTAGTGTGGAATATGTCGTGTGGCTTTCTTTTTCGCATGAAATAAACTTATGTCATCACATAATTTAACTTATCCTAAATACGATCTAAGTCATTGTAAATGCTATAGGTGGATGCTTTTTGATCGCAAAGGCCGCTTTTTAAATAAGGATATTTGGCGAGGGAAAAGAAGTGATGAACCAAAAGCCGCTGAACGCGGCCTCGGGCTTAGGGCTTGTCGGAAATCTGTAAGGCGAGCTGGTGGATGATGGCGGCGGTTAGCCCCCAGACAAACTGCTGCTGATACCAGGAAAGATAAACCCGATGACGCTGCTGCTTGCGCTCGATATCCAGTGGATAATAGCGCGTCAACGCGAAGGCCTCGTCCAGCGGCATTTCAAACAGTTCGGCGACCTCGTCTTCATTGGGATGAAAGCGAGTCTGTGGAGCGATCAGCCCGACGACCGGTGTGACCTGAAATCCACTGACGCTGTCCAGCGGCGGCAATACGCCCAGCACCTGGACGTTTTCCGGTGGAATAGCCACTTCTTCCTGCGCTTCACGCAGCGCTGTTTCGATGATGGAACGATCTTCTTTATCCGCCGCACCGCCGGGGAACGCCACTTGCCCAGCATGCTTACGCAGATCGGCAGAACGTCGGGTCAATAACAGCGTGGGCGTAGGGTGACAAATAATCGGCACCAGAACCGCAGCCTGACGCTGCTGGTGCACAGGCCGCAGCGATGGCGGAAGCTGTAACTGAAAGCGCGTAATAAAATCGTTCAGCGCAAAAGCCGTTGGCGGCAAGGCGATCTCACTCATTGACTCGGTACCTGAATTGTCTGGGAGCCATCCAGCAGGGGAAGAATGCGGCCCACTTTATCAAACGTTTCCTGATATTCAGCCTGTTCCTGACTGTCGGCGACGATGCCGCCGCCCGCCCAGCAGTAAATTCTGCCGCGTTCGGTTAATAGCGTCCTGATGGTGATATTGGTATCCATGGTGCCGCACAGGCTGATATAGCCGACGCTACCGCAGTAGGCATTGCGGCGCTGAGGTTCCAGTTCTTCAATAATCTGCATAGCGCGGATTTTGGGCGCGCCGGTAATCGAGCCGCCGGGGAAACAGGCGCGTAGCAGCGTGGTTGCAGGGCAATCTTCCGGTAGCTGTGCTTCAATGGTGCTGACCAGATGGTGCACGGCGGGGAAAGGTTCGACGACGAACAGCTCCGGCACACGGACGCTGCCCGGCACCGCGACACGACCGATGTCGTTACGCAGCAGATCGACAATCATCAGGTTTTCTGAGCGATCTTTTTCCGAATTAGCGAGCCGCACCGCCTGTTGTTTATCGGCATCTGGGTCTGCGAGGCGCGGCAGTGTGCCTTTAATCGGGCGCGTTTGAATGCGGTGATTTTCCAGCCAGAGAAAGCGTTCCGGCGATACGCTGATGACGGTATTTTCCGGCAGGCGCAGGAAGGCGGAAAAGGGCGCTTTATTGCCTGCTGACAGTCGTAAAAATGCCTGCCATTCATCGCCCTCGTAAGCCGCGGAAAAGCGCTGCGCCAGATTGACCTGATAGCAGTCTCCCGCCAGAAGGTAGTCCTGTATTTTGCGGAATTTTTCGCCATATGCTTCGCGTGACATATTCGGCTGCCAAGCGCTGGTAAGGCTGAAATCGGATTTTGGGGCGTTAACGGACGGAGTCGCTAACCAATCGAGCCGTGCCTGAAGGGAATGATGTACGATCAACGTTAACGTTTTTCGATGGTGATCGGCAACCAGCGCCCAGTCGTATAGACCCACCGCCATATCCGGCAAATCAATATCTTGCTCGGCCTGTGCGGGCAGCGTTTCAATTTGACGTCCCAAATCATAGCCGAACAGGCCAAGTGCGCCCCCCTGAAAAGGGAAATCAGGATGTGCTTCCGCGGACAGCGCGAGTGAATCAAGCTGCTGTTGCAGTAAAGCAAATGGATCGCCGTCCACGATGTTCGTTACACCGTCACGCGTGATTTCCGTTTTGCTTCCGCGCGTGCAAAGTGTGACTCGCGGATCGGCGACCATAATATCGAAGCGATTATGCGGATGATCGGCAAACCCGGAATGCAGCAACATCGCCCACGGCTGTTGGGAAAAGGGCGCAAAGCGATCGAGCAGCACGGTCGGGTAGTAAGGCAGCGCGTGATGAATAGCGGCGGCAGCCGTCGCGGTAGTCAAATCGCTGGTGTCGGTTACGTGAGTCGTATTAGCGGCAATCATGTTCTTCGTGTTGTGTCTACAGTATGGTTGTGTTGATAGCGCGTCGATTTTCCTGACCACAGCGTACCACAAAGCAGAAATGCTGGTGTATGCCGAAGCGGGCATGCGATGATACGCGCGAATTTACCAACCAGGAAACTATCATGATTGCAGGTATGCCCGCGCTGACGCACAAGCAGCAGCAAGATGCTGTAGAGCGTATTCAGGAACTCATGTCTGAGGGCATGAGCAGCGGCCAGGCGATAGCACTGGTTGCGGCGGAGATCCGTCAGAATCATCAAGGCGACACCGTCGCGATGATGTTTGACGAAGAGGATGACGAATTTAACGACAATAATGACAGCGACGAAGAACACCATTTTGATGATGGTGAAGAGGAAGAAGAGCAGTAATCACCACGTCTCTCCCTCTTCTGGATATATAAGACGGTGGCTTATATCGCCGCAATCGCTTTGATTTCGACTTTGAATTTCGGGTGCATCAATTTAGCCTGCACGGTGCAGCGTACAGGCGCGCTACCCGCCACGACCCAGGCATCCCACGCGGCATTCATAGCGGCAAAATCATCCGCATCGGCGAGAAAAATCGTCACGTCTAACAGCTTGCTCTTCTCTGTTCCCGCCTGTTGCAGGATCGCATCTAACGCGCCCAGCGCGTTTTCCGTTTGCGCCTGTGCGTCATCATCCAGATTTTCCGGCACGCTGGTGTAATAGAGCGTGTTGTTATGGATTACGGCGTCTGACCAGCGTGCTTCAGGATTAATTCGTGTGATCGCCATGAGGTGGGTTTCTCCATTGTGGGGATAATTAAAAGAGTGACATCAACCAATGCCAGCCGCCAAGCCTAACACAGCAGGTTGCGGCACGCTTTCCTGATTTAAGGTGGTAGCGTTGGGTGACTCTTGGCATAATCAGCGCGATATTTTGCCGCGACCTGAAACGGTTATCGGCTTACAGATACAGCATTCCCTTGAAAAAGAGAGCAGGCGTGACGAACGATCGTGTAATTGATGATTTTGCTAATGACGGCGTGCTGGCGAAAGCGATCACAGGCTTCAAGCCTCGTGAACCACAGCGGCAGATGGCGCAGGCCGTCATGCAGGCTATCGACGATAAAACAGCGCTGGTGGTGGAAGCGGGTACCGGAACCGGTAAAACCTATGCCTACCTTGCGCCTGCTTTGCGTTCAGATAAAAAAGTCATCATTTCGACCGGATCAAAAGCGCTACAGGATCAGCTCTATAGCCGCGATTTACCAACGATCGCGCAGGCGCTGAAGTACAAAGGCAAATTAGCGTTGCTGAAAGGTCGCTCGAACTATCTCTGTCTGGAGCGGCTTGAACAGCAATCGCTGGGCGGCGGTGATTTACCCGGTGAAACGCTGAGCGAACTGGTTCGGCTGCGCGGCTGGTCGTCGGAAACGACGGAAGGCGATGTCACGACCTGTTCAGGCGTGGCGGAAGACAGCGCGATCTGGCCGTTAGTGACCAGCACCAACGATAACTGTCTGGGCAGCGACTGTCCGCACTATAAAGAGTGCTTCGTGGTGAAAGCTCGGCGTAAGGCGATGGATGCCGATATCGTGGTGGTTAACCACCATCTCTATCTCGCCGATATGGTGGTGAAGGAGAGCGGTTTTGCGGAGCTGATCCCAGAAAGCGACGTCGTCATTTTCGATGAAGCTCACCAGATTCCCGATATCGCCAGCCAATATTTCGGTCAGCAGCTTTCCAGCCGCCAACTGCTGGATCTGGCAAAAGACATCATCATTGCTTACCGCACCGAAGTGCGCGATGCCTCTCAACTGCAAAAAAGTGCCGATCGTCTGACGCAAAGTACGCAGGATTTTCGGCTGGCGCTGGGCGATCCGGGGTTTCGCGGCAATCTGCGTGATGTGCTCGAACAGCCGTCGCTTCAGCGTGCGCTGGTGCTGCTGGATGATGCGCTGGAGCTGTGTTACGACGTCGCGAAACTGTCGCTCGGGCGTTCAGCGCTGCTGGATGCCGCCTTTGAGCGCGCTACGCTTTATCGCAACCGCCTGAAACGGCTGAAAGACGTGCAGCAACCGGGTTACAGCTACTGGTATGAATGTAATTCACGTCATTTCGTGTTGGCGCTGACACCGTTGTCCGTCTCCGATCGCTTTCGTGAACTGATAAAAGAGAAGCCTGCGGCCTGGGTGTTTACCTCCGCGACGCTGTCTGTTAACGATCAACTCTTCCACTTCACCGATAGGCTGGGGCTGGATAACGCGAATACGCTCCTGTTACCCAGTCCGTTTGATTATGCCAATCAGGCGCTGCTCTGCGTCCCCCGTAATTTACCGGAAACCAATCGCCCCGGTGCGGCAAAAAGGCTGGCGGCGATGTTGCGGCCGTTGATCGAGGCGAATCAGGGGCGCTGTTTTATGCTGTGTACCTCGCATCAGATGATGCGCGATTTGGCAGCCGAATTCCGCGCCACGTTGACGCTACCGGTGCTGTTACAGGGAGAAACTGGCAAGGCGCAACTGCTGTCGCAGTTTGTGTCGGCGGGTAATGCCTTGCTGGTGGCGACAAGCAGCTTCTGGGAAGGGGTGGATGTGCGTGGCGATACGCTCTCCTGCGTCATTATCGATAAACTGCCCTTTACCTCGCCGGACGATCCGCTGCTGAAGGCGCGTATTGAAGACTGTCGCTTGCGTGGCGGTGAGCCTTTCGACGATGTACAGGTTCCCGATGCGGTGATTACCCTGAAGCAAGGCGTGGGTCGCCTCATTCGTGATGTTGAGGATCGCGGTGTGATTGTGATTTGCGATAATCGACTGGTGATGCGCCCGTATGGTGCCGTGTTCCTTAATAGCCTGCCGCCGACGCCACGTACCCGCGATATTGGGCAGGCGATTAATTTCCTGACGCGTAATACCTAATTCCCCACTGGCGATTGCTGCATGGTCTGACCGATGGTGGGAAGGGCTGCGGCACGGCAGGGGCTTATGCTATGATACGGGTTATTAAGATTTATTTATCCTGCCTGAGGTTGGCATGTCTACGCGAATTCTAGCGCTTGATACCGCAACGGAAGCCTGTTCCGTCGCACTCTGGAATGAAGGTGAAATTCATTCTCTGTTCGAAATTTGTCCCCGTGAACACACACAACGTATTCTGCCGATGGTTCAGCAGGTGCTGGCCGACAGCGGCCTGACGCTCAAGGATCTTGATGCGCTGGCTTTTGGTCAGGGGCCGGGAAGTTTTACCGGTGTGCGGATTGGTATCGGTATTGCCCAAGGGCTGGCATTGGGAGCGGATTTACCGCTGCTTGGCGTATCGTCATTGGCGACCATGGCGCAGGGCGCTTTCCGCCTGACGCAGGCAACGCAGGTGCTGGCGGCCATCGATGCGCGAATGGGAGAAGTGTACTGGGGCTGCTATCAGCGCAATGCTGACGGCGGCTGGCAGGGTGAATCCGAGGAAGCGGTCTTGAAACCTGAGCAGGTGCAGGCATTAACTGCCGCGCTGTCAGGCGAATGGGCCACGGTAGGAACCGGATGGGAAACTTACCCTGAACTGGTAAACCATTCCTCACTGGTGTTATCAAAGGGCGAGGTGCTGTTGCCGCAGGCGCAGGACATGTTGCCGCTGGCCTGTCAGCTATGGCAGGCAGGAAAAGCGGTCAGCGTCGAGAATGCGCAACCGCGCTACCTGCGCAATGAAGTGACCTGGAAAAAGCTGCCCGGCCGCGAATAACAGAATGCACATTCGACGTGAAGTATGCCCGTCATAAACAGCAACTTATTCGATGCTGAGCAGTCTAACTATCAGATATCTGGTAGAGGGGGTTGTGCTATGTCCGTACAAATAAAAAATGTGCATCTGAATCAGAAAAAAGCACGCCTCTGTCTGGCGGCGGCGGCAGCGCTGCTGCTTTCAGGCTGTGTCACGGTGCCGGATGCCATTAAAGGCACGTCACCAACGCCGCAGGACGATTTAGTGCGTGTGATGAATGCGCCGCAGATTTATGTCGGTCAGGAATCACGCTTTGGCGGACGAGTGGTCAGTATCCGCAATGAAGCGAATAAAACGCGGCTGGAAATTGCCAGCATGCCGCTGGATAGTGGCGCAAAACCGCTGCTGGATATGCCGTCAGAAGGGCGTTTTATTGCCTATGTGAATCGCTTTCTGGAACCCGTCGATTTTAAAGACCAACTGGTTACCGTTGTCGGGCCGATTGTCGGCACCGAACAGGGCGCTATCGGGGATAAACCCTATCGTTATGTCGTGATCGACGCGCAAGGCTATAAACGCTGGAATGTCGTGCAGCGTCTGATGGTGCCGCCCGGCGGCTATGGCCCGTGGGGATGGCGTGCGGGTTACGGCTACGGCTGGGGCCCCGGATGGGGATTTGACGGCGGTTGGCCGGGGCCGGCGCGCATTGAGAATGTCGTGACAGAATAAGAATCTACTCAGTAGGCTATTGAGATCAGGCGACGCAGGTTGCCTGATTTTTTTTGAATAAAGAATAAATTAGTGATCGTTCTCGCAACCTGAACATTGTTTGTTAGCTAACTGGTAGGCTGAGTTAAAATAATGTTAATAACAATAAGCCTCTGAGGGCGACGACGATGCCACTAAAAAAATATCTCGGGAGTGACGTCTTGGAAAAAATTTGGTTATCACGCTATCCGGCGGATGTGCCGGCGGAAATCGATCCAGATCGCTATTCGTCGTTGATTGAAATGTTTGAAAATGGCGTGAAGCGCTATGCCGATCGACCTGCGTTCGTCAACATGGGTGAAGTGATGACGTTTCGTAAGCTGGAAGAGCGGAGCCGGGCATTTGCGGCCTATCTGCAAAACCAGCTTAAATTGCAGAAAGGCGATCGCGTCGCGTTGATGATGCCCAATCTGCTGCAATATCCCGTCGCGCTGTTTGGCGTGTTGCGTGCAGGTATGGTGGTGGTTAACGTTAACCCGCTGTATACGCCACGTGAGTTGGAACATCAACTGAAAGACAGCGGTGCCAGCACGATTGTTATCGTGTCTAACTTTGCGCATACGCTGGAAAAGATCGTCCATAACACGGCAGTGAAGCACGTTATCCTGACTCGCATGGGTGACCAGCTCTCTACGGCAAAAGGCACGTTAGTTAACTTCGTGGTGAAATACATTAAGCGGCTGGTGCCCAAATACCATCTGCCGGATGCCATATCGTTTCGTCGTGTTTTGCAGGAAGGGCGGCGTCAGCAGTATATTCGTCCCGACATCATCAATACTGATTTAGCATTTCTGCAATATACCGGCGGCACCACGGGCGTCGCTAAAGGCGCCATGCTCACGCACCGCAATATGTTGGCGAATCTTGAGCAGTGTAAAGGCGCATACGGTGCCGTTTTGCGTGAAGGAACTGAGCTGGTAGTGACCGCACTCCCGCTGTACCACATCTATGCGCTGATGGTGAATGGCCTGCTGTTCTTTGAATTGGGCGGGAAGAATCTCCTGATTACTAACCCCCGCGATATTCCAGCGGTGGTGAAAGAGCTGAAGCAGTATCCGTTTACCGCAATCACGGGCGTGAATACGTTATTTAACGCGTTGCTCAATAATAAAGAATTCCATGAATTGGATTTTTCGGCACTGCGGCTATCCGCAGGTGGTGGCGCGTCAGTGCAGCAGTCGGTGGCAGAGCGCTGGGAAAAATTGACCGGTAAACATCTGCTCGAAGGCTACGGATTGACGGAGAGTTCTCCTGTAGTATCGGGCAACCCGTACGATCTGAAGCATTACAGCGGCAGTATTGGGCTACCGATGCCGTCAACGGATGTCAGAATCATTGATGATAACGGCAATGACGCAGGTCCGGGGGAATCCGGTGAGCTGTGGGTGCGTGGGCCGCAGGTGATGTTAGGGTACTGGCAGCAGCCTGCTGCGACGGATGAGGTGTTAAAAGACGGCTGGCTGGCGACGGGTGACGTTGTCACGTCTGATGATGAAGGATTCCTGCGGGTTATCGACCGTAAGAAAGACATGATTTTGGTTTCCGGCTTTAACGTCTATCCGACCGAAATTGAAGATGTGATCAGCCGTCATCCCAAAGTGTCCGAGTCGGCAGTGGTTGGGGTGGAGAATGAGGTCTCCGGTGAGGCAGTCAAAGCCTTTGTCGTCAGACGCGACAACTCGTTAACGAAAGAAGAACTCATTACCCACTGCCGCCGTAACCTTACGGGTTACAAAGTGCCGAAAGAGATCGAATTCCGCGACGATTTGCCGAAGTCTAACGTGGGGAAAATTCTGCGTCGCGAATTACGCGGCGAGAAAACGGCGAAGAAAGACGCTGCCGCCTGACGATTTTCCACGAAAAACGACTGCCAGAGAGAGGCAGGACGCGATATGATGTTTTCACGCCGGTTTATCCGGCGTTCTTTTTTATGGCGGACTTACAGCCGTCACCCTATGGGCCGTCGCTTGCGACGTTAAAAATTTCCGCCGGGAATTTTTTACGGCGATACGGATTTGACCCAGAACCGTAAAGTAAAAACAACCAAGAGAATGACGTTTTGAATTATCAGTTGATCACTTCCGACATCGGGTTACAACAGGTTTGCACCCAGGCGCGACGCTTTCCGCAGGTGGCATTGGACACGGAGTTCGTCAGAACCCGCACGTATTATCCGCAATTAGGGTTGATTCAATTGTATGACGGCGAACAGCTTTCACTTATCGACCCGTTAACGATTACCGACTGGGCACCCTTTCAGGCGTTACTGCGTGACGAACAGGTCACTAAATTCCTGCACGCGGGCAGCGAAGATCTGGAAGTGTTTCTCAATGCGTTTGGAACATTGCCGACGCCTTTCATTGATACACAGATACTGGCCGCATTTTTAGGCAAACCGCTTTCGTATGGTTTCGCTGCGCTGGTGGCCGACTACATGAGCGTGACGCTGGATAAAAGCGAGTCGAGAACG
It encodes:
- a CDS encoding CoA pyrophosphatase, whose amino-acid sequence is MSEIALPPTAFALNDFITRFQLQLPPSLRPVHQQRQAAVLVPIICHPTPTLLLTRRSADLRKHAGQVAFPGGAADKEDRSIIETALREAQEEVAIPPENVQVLGVLPPLDSVSGFQVTPVVGLIAPQTRFHPNEDEVAELFEMPLDEAFALTRYYPLDIERKQQRHRVYLSWYQQQFVWGLTAAIIHQLALQISDKP
- the pabB gene encoding aminodeoxychorismate synthase component 1 → MIAANTTHVTDTSDLTTATAAAAIHHALPYYPTVLLDRFAPFSQQPWAMLLHSGFADHPHNRFDIMVADPRVTLCTRGSKTEITRDGVTNIVDGDPFALLQQQLDSLALSAEAHPDFPFQGGALGLFGYDLGRQIETLPAQAEQDIDLPDMAVGLYDWALVADHHRKTLTLIVHHSLQARLDWLATPSVNAPKSDFSLTSAWQPNMSREAYGEKFRKIQDYLLAGDCYQVNLAQRFSAAYEGDEWQAFLRLSAGNKAPFSAFLRLPENTVISVSPERFLWLENHRIQTRPIKGTLPRLADPDADKQQAVRLANSEKDRSENLMIVDLLRNDIGRVAVPGSVRVPELFVVEPFPAVHHLVSTIEAQLPEDCPATTLLRACFPGGSITGAPKIRAMQIIEELEPQRRNAYCGSVGYISLCGTMDTNITIRTLLTERGRIYCWAGGGIVADSQEQAEYQETFDKVGRILPLLDGSQTIQVPSQ
- a CDS encoding YoaH family protein, which codes for MIAGMPALTHKQQQDAVERIQELMSEGMSSGQAIALVAAEIRQNHQGDTVAMMFDEEDDEFNDNNDSDEEHHFDDGEEEEEQ
- a CDS encoding RidA family protein, with protein sequence MAITRINPEARWSDAVIHNNTLYYTSVPENLDDDAQAQTENALGALDAILQQAGTEKSKLLDVTIFLADADDFAAMNAAWDAWVVAGSAPVRCTVQAKLMHPKFKVEIKAIAAI
- a CDS encoding ATP-dependent DNA helicase, whose translation is MTNDRVIDDFANDGVLAKAITGFKPREPQRQMAQAVMQAIDDKTALVVEAGTGTGKTYAYLAPALRSDKKVIISTGSKALQDQLYSRDLPTIAQALKYKGKLALLKGRSNYLCLERLEQQSLGGGDLPGETLSELVRLRGWSSETTEGDVTTCSGVAEDSAIWPLVTSTNDNCLGSDCPHYKECFVVKARRKAMDADIVVVNHHLYLADMVVKESGFAELIPESDVVIFDEAHQIPDIASQYFGQQLSSRQLLDLAKDIIIAYRTEVRDASQLQKSADRLTQSTQDFRLALGDPGFRGNLRDVLEQPSLQRALVLLDDALELCYDVAKLSLGRSALLDAAFERATLYRNRLKRLKDVQQPGYSYWYECNSRHFVLALTPLSVSDRFRELIKEKPAAWVFTSATLSVNDQLFHFTDRLGLDNANTLLLPSPFDYANQALLCVPRNLPETNRPGAAKRLAAMLRPLIEANQGRCFMLCTSHQMMRDLAAEFRATLTLPVLLQGETGKAQLLSQFVSAGNALLVATSSFWEGVDVRGDTLSCVIIDKLPFTSPDDPLLKARIEDCRLRGGEPFDDVQVPDAVITLKQGVGRLIRDVEDRGVIVICDNRLVMRPYGAVFLNSLPPTPRTRDIGQAINFLTRNT
- the tsaB gene encoding tRNA (adenosine(37)-N6)-threonylcarbamoyltransferase complex dimerization subunit type 1 TsaB → MSTRILALDTATEACSVALWNEGEIHSLFEICPREHTQRILPMVQQVLADSGLTLKDLDALAFGQGPGSFTGVRIGIGIAQGLALGADLPLLGVSSLATMAQGAFRLTQATQVLAAIDARMGEVYWGCYQRNADGGWQGESEEAVLKPEQVQALTAALSGEWATVGTGWETYPELVNHSSLVLSKGEVLLPQAQDMLPLACQLWQAGKAVSVENAQPRYLRNEVTWKKLPGRE
- a CDS encoding Slp family lipoprotein, with the protein product MSVQIKNVHLNQKKARLCLAAAAALLLSGCVTVPDAIKGTSPTPQDDLVRVMNAPQIYVGQESRFGGRVVSIRNEANKTRLEIASMPLDSGAKPLLDMPSEGRFIAYVNRFLEPVDFKDQLVTVVGPIVGTEQGAIGDKPYRYVVIDAQGYKRWNVVQRLMVPPGGYGPWGWRAGYGYGWGPGWGFDGGWPGPARIENVVTE
- the fadD gene encoding long-chain-fatty-acid--CoA ligase FadD; protein product: MEKIWLSRYPADVPAEIDPDRYSSLIEMFENGVKRYADRPAFVNMGEVMTFRKLEERSRAFAAYLQNQLKLQKGDRVALMMPNLLQYPVALFGVLRAGMVVVNVNPLYTPRELEHQLKDSGASTIVIVSNFAHTLEKIVHNTAVKHVILTRMGDQLSTAKGTLVNFVVKYIKRLVPKYHLPDAISFRRVLQEGRRQQYIRPDIINTDLAFLQYTGGTTGVAKGAMLTHRNMLANLEQCKGAYGAVLREGTELVVTALPLYHIYALMVNGLLFFELGGKNLLITNPRDIPAVVKELKQYPFTAITGVNTLFNALLNNKEFHELDFSALRLSAGGGASVQQSVAERWEKLTGKHLLEGYGLTESSPVVSGNPYDLKHYSGSIGLPMPSTDVRIIDDNGNDAGPGESGELWVRGPQVMLGYWQQPAATDEVLKDGWLATGDVVTSDDEGFLRVIDRKKDMILVSGFNVYPTEIEDVISRHPKVSESAVVGVENEVSGEAVKAFVVRRDNSLTKEELITHCRRNLTGYKVPKEIEFRDDLPKSNVGKILRRELRGEKTAKKDAAA